From the genome of Gracilinanus agilis isolate LMUSP501 chromosome 2, AgileGrace, whole genome shotgun sequence, one region includes:
- the SIVA1 gene encoding apoptosis regulatory protein Siva encodes MPKRCCPFGDATPLQLKVRVGPKELSRGVFGERYTREIFEKTKQLLFRGAQAYMDHMWDEGCAMDPLPETTKHEHEAPRAVCTLSGQMLIGQDGKLLRRCSQARDDTDSSEGISKACSSCVRTVRGKEACSQCDRFLCQSCIRICYGCNAAVCSLCAVVNYSDFGEKALCSGCSMFEA; translated from the exons ATGCCGAAGCGATGCTGCCCCTTTGGGGACGCGACCCCGCTGCAACTCAAGGTCAGGGTCGGCCCGAAGGAGCTGAGCCGAGGCGTCTTCGGAGAGCGGTATACGCGGGAGATCTTTG AGAAGACGAAGCAGCTCTTGTTCAGGGGAGCCCAAGCCTACATGGACCACATGTGGGATGAGGGCTGTGCTATGGACCCTCTTCCAGAAACCACAAAACACGAGCATGAAGCCCCAAGGGCAGTGTGCACTCTCAGCGGGCAGATGCTGATTGGACAAGATGGGAAACTGCTCAGGAGGTGCTCCCAGGCCCGGGATGATACAG ATTCATCAGAGGGCATATCCAAAGCCTGCTCATCCTGTGTGAGAACTGTCCGTGGGAAAGAGGCCTGTAGCCAGTGTGACCGCTTCCTGTGTCAGAGCTGCATCAGAATCTGCTATGGCTGCAATGCTGCAGTCTGTTCGCTGTGTGCTGTTGTTAA TTACAGTGACTTTGGTGAGAAAGCACTCTGCAGTGGCTGCTCCATGTTTGAAGCCTGA
- the LOC123235695 gene encoding LOW QUALITY PROTEIN: nuclear prelamin A recognition factor-like (The sequence of the model RefSeq protein was modified relative to this genomic sequence to represent the inferred CDS: inserted 1 base in 1 codon; substituted 1 base at 1 genomic stop codon): MKCENCTKKECIKKTKIDDQQSISVDTPNFYSEHEEKSEFHKLTDAKIFLSDCLASDTCVTAEEGIRVFQQNQKEFFRILNLNKKCDTSHHKVLAVSICPQSLPYFAAKFNLSVTDASKRLCGFLKNLGVHYVFDSTIAADFSILESQKEFVYXYRQQNQKEHSLPMFASACPGWIQYAERVLGNPITPHICTAKSPQQIMGSLVKDYFARQQNLSPAKIFHIIVAPCYDKKLEALREDFYTASYNSHDVDCVLTXQIMEQKKELMKEATVDTLFGEIKEGDIVQDGGTRSDGYLEHIFKYAAKELFDMDIKEITYKALKNKDFQEITLEKNGEIVLRFAAAYGFRNIQNIVLKLKKGKFPYHFVEVLACPGGRLNGKGQTQTEDGKPDKALLRRMEEVYAEIPVQLPETNTHVQRLYQEWLDGTDSPKVLEALHTYSAAEPPTDNMDIKW; the protein is encoded by the exons ATGAAGTGTGAAAATTGCACAAAGAAGgaatgtattaaaaaaacaaaaattgatgACCAACAAAGTATATCAGTTGATACTCCCAACTTTTATAGTGAACATGAAGAGAAAAGTGAATTCCATAAATTGACTGATGCTAAAATATTTCTCAGTGATTGCCTGGCATCAGACACTTGTGTTACAGCTGAGGAAGGAATAAGAGTTTTCCAGCAGAATCAGAAGGAATTTTTTCGAATACTAAACCTTAATAAGAAATGTGATACTTCACACCACAAAGTGTTGGCAGTGTCTATATGCCCTCAGTCTTTGCCTTATTTTGCTGCTAAATTCAATCTTAGTGTAACTGATGCATCAAAAAGACTCTGTGGTTTCCTAAAAAATCTTGGTGTTCATTATGTATTTGATTCAACAATAGCCGCTGATTTCAGTATCCTGGAAAGCCAGAAAGAATTTGTATATTGATATCGCCAGCAGAACCAAAAGGAACATTCTTTACCCATGTTTGCCTCTGCCTGCCCAGGTTGGATCCAGTATGCAGAAAGAGTGCTGGGTAACCCAATTACACCACATATATGTACTGCAAAATCCCCCCAACAGATCATGGGATCACTGGTGAAGGACTACTTTGCCAGACAGCAGAATTTGTCTCCAGCTAAAATTTTCCACATCATTGTGGCCCCTTGTTATGACAAGAAGCTAGAAGCACTTAGAGAAGATTTTTACACTGCTTCATATAATTCTCATGATGTTGATTGTGTGTTAA TCCAGATTatggaacaaaaaaaagaattgatgaaagAAGCTACAGTAGACACTCTGTTTGGTGAGATAAAGGAGGGAGACATAGTGCAAGATGGTGGGACCAGGTCAGATGGTTATTTGGAGCACATCTTTAAATATGCAGCCAAAGAACTATTTGATATGGACATCAAGGAAATCACTTACAAAGCACTGAAAAACAAGGACTTCCAGGAGATCACTctggaaaaaaatggggaaatagtGCTACGATTTGCTGCTGCTTATGGCTTTCGAAATATCCAGAACATCGTCCTGAAACTTAAAAAAGGGAAGTTCCCCTATCATTTTGTAGAAGTCCTGGCCTGTCCTGGAGGACGCTTAAATGGCAAAGGTCAAACTCAAACTGAAGATGGAAAACCAGACAAGGCACTGCTGAGACGAATGGAAGAAGTGTATGCTGAGATCCCTGTGCAGCTTCCAGAAACTAACACACACGTGCAGAGGCTATATCAAGAATGGCTTGATGGTACAGACTCCCCAAAGGTCCTGGAAGCCTTACACACTTACAGTGCTGCTGAACCCCCCACAGACAACATGGATATCAAGTGGTGA